TGGTGCTAAAATATCCCCTGAAGCTTCATCATCCCTCTTTTGCCCACTTCCCTTTCTATTTTCTCACTCCTTGCAAACCATCGCCCAACAtccattcttcttccccCCTAGGCTTTCTTACATCGCCTATCGTCCGTTGATATCCGTATCACAACGGCGGTCTGCGATTGAGTTTTGGGtccttttttctcttccaTTTTCTATTCTTGTTCACTTTCTGTTTAGCCAAGAACCAGCCATCGATGAGGCATCTCTAGATCCCTCCCGGTCTCTGTTTtagctcttcttcatcaactctCGTTACATCGAACCAACGATTTGGACATAGCGTCCCCTAGCGATCGAATTGACTCGAATTCTATATTGATACTCGATTACCATGGCTCGTACGAGGGGCAAGAGTCCCCAACCGCCAGTCAAGGCCCCGACGCCTGTGACTGAGAAGCAGCCTTTtgcagctcctcctcctcagccgcAGACCACTGctgtcaccaccaagaacaagtccaagcctaagaacaccaagaacacTTCGTACCAGTCcgatggcgttgaggatAACgatgtcttcctcctccccctctcCGACTATTGGGTGGCCTTGGCCCTCATCCTCGTTGCTACCCTCGTTCGCGTGTACAAGATCTATCAGCCCACAAGCGTTGTCTTTGACGAGGTCCAGTGTGTTCCCCCAGCCAGCTGAAGCTCTGTTGCAGCTTCCACCCCGTCTATTCCATCAATGCGCTAACTTATATATCAAGCTTCGGTGGCTTTGCTACAAAGTATATCAAGGGCAAGTTCTTCATGGACGTTCACCCTCCCCTGGCCAAGATGCTCATTGCCCTTACCGGATGGCTTGCTGGATTTGATGGAAGTTTCGACTTTAAGGAGATTGGCAAGGACTACATTGAGCCTGGTGTTCCCTATGTCGCGATGCGAATGTTCCCTGCTATCTGCGGTATTCTCTTGGTTCCCTGCATGTTCTTCActctcaaggctgttggTTGCCGTACAATGACTGCTGCCATGGGAGCTGGCCTGATCATCTTCGGTTCGTATCTCTCTTGGCCTTTCAACTGACCTAGAGTCTCTTGCTAACTATCTGCAGAGAACGGTCTTCTTACCCAGGCtcgtctcatcctcctcgattCGCCTCTTGTCGCCGCGACTGCTTTCACCGTCCTCTCCTTTTCTTGCTTCACCAACCAGCACGAGCTTGGCCCTTCCAAGGCTTTCCAGCTAAGCTGGTGGTTCTGGCTTGTTCTTACTGGTCTTGGCCTGGGTATCACCGTCAGCATCAAGTGGGTTGGACTCTTCACCATTGCCTGGGTTGGATCCCTCACTCTACTTCAACTCTGGGTCCTTCTCGGCGACAACAAGAACGTGTCCATGGTAAGAAATTGATTAATATACACATACGAACATGTTTACTAACGGACGAACAGCGTCTTTTCACTAAGCACTTTATGGCTCGTGTCTTCTGTCTAATCATTATTCCACTCACCTTCTACATGGCCATGTTCGCCATCCACTTCGTTTGCCTCAAGAACCCTGGCGACGGTGATGGCTTCATGAGCTCCGAGTTCCAGGCcactctcaacaacaagcgTATGAAGGATGTCCCCGCCGATGTTATCATGGGCAGCCGTGTCACCATCCGCCATGTTAACACTCAGGGTGGCTACCTCCACTCTCATCCTCTCATGTACCCTACCGGTagcaagcagcagcagatcaCCCTGTACCCTCACAAGGACGACAACAACGTGTGGCTCCTTGAGAACCAGACCCAGCCTCTTGGAATTGATGGCCAGCCCATCAATGGCACCAAGGCCTGGGACGCCCTTCCTGAGCCTCAGTACATCACCGACGGTACCGTCCTTCGTCTTTACCATGGCCCCACTCATCGCCGCCTTCACTCTCATGACGTTCGCCCACCTATCACTGAGGCCGACTGGCAAAATGAGGTTTCTGCCTATGGTTACGAAGGATTCGAGGGAGATGCCAACGATTTCTTCCGTGTTGAGattgtgaagaagaagacatatGGATCTGTTGCAAAGGAACGTCTTCGCACTATCGAATCCAAGTTCCGTCTTGTGCACGTCATGACAGGCTGTGTTCTGTTCTCCCACAAGGTCAAGCTCCCTGACTGGGCCTCTGAGCAACAGGAAGTTACTTGCGCCCGAGGCGGAACTCTTCCCAACAGTCTATGGTACATCGAGGGTAACTCTCACCCTCAATTGCAgggcgatgttgagaaggtcaacTACCGCAATCCTGGTTTCTTCGGCAAGTTCTGGGAACTCCAGAAGGTCATGTGGCGAACAAACGCCGGTCTCACTGACTCTCACGCCTGGGATTCTCGCCCTGAGTCGTGGCCCATTCTCCGCCGTGGTATCAACTTCTGGGGTCGTCAGCATAAGCAGGTTTATCTCCTCGGAAACCCCATCATTTGGTGGTCTTCCAGCGTTGCCGTTGCCATCTGGGTCATCTTCAAGGCTATTGCTGTTCTCCGCTGGCAGCGCAGCTGCAATGACTACTCCAACATCACCTTCAAGCGATTCGACTACGAGATTGGTACTTCAGTTCTTGGCTGGGCTCTGCACTACTTCCCCTTCTACCTGATGCAACGTCAACTTTTCCTTCATCACTATTTCCCTGCTCTCTACTTTGCGATCATTGCTTTGTGCCAGCTCTTTGACTACGCCACTGCCCGCATCCCCGGAGCTGGTGCTCGTGATACCGCTTTGATCAACCGTGTTGCTACTGTCTCGTTCCTTGTCCTGTCGGCTGCCGTCTTCATGCTCTACTCTCCCCTGGCCTACGGAAGCCCTTGGACCAAGGCCGACTGCAGGCGCATGAAGCTTTTCAACACCTGGGACTTCGACTGCAACACCTTTTATGATAGCGTGAGTTTCACTGCCAACATTGACAAGATATGAGCCTTGACTGACATCATTCACAGTATGACAAGTACAGCGAGGTCCCCTCCATCAGCTCATCTGTAGTCCCCACCACCTCAGCAGCCAAGAACGTTGAGCCCAAGCAGGAGGAGGCCCCTGTCTCCCAGAAGCAAGAAGAGGCTGTCATCTCTGGAGCTCCCCCTGCTCCTGATCAGGCCCAGGTTGAGCACCGAGTCGTTGCtaaggaggagaaggttgagtACCGTGACCAGGATGGCAACCTCCTTGACCCTGAGGAGGTAAAAGCTCTTGAGGGCAAGGTTGAGTTCAAGACCAAGTACGAAACCAAGACACGCGTTGTTGATGAACAGGGCAACGAAGTCCAAGAGCCTGCTGAGGGCTGGGACCAGAACCTGGCTGGTGTCGCTCCTCCTCACCCCGACGTCGAGGGTGTCAACAGCGAGACCGTTAAGGGCAAGGATGAAGGTGCCGCCGCTCCTCAAGATGTGGCTGCCAGCAAGGATGGTGAgaaagaggctgaagaggccaaggctAAGCCTGCCAGTGAGAACCAGCAAGATGCTACCGTTAAGGAAGAGTTGTAGAGTGCCCTAGG
The window above is part of the Fusarium musae strain F31 chromosome 6, whole genome shotgun sequence genome. Proteins encoded here:
- a CDS encoding hypothetical protein (EggNog:ENOG41~CAZy:GT39), which translates into the protein MARTRGKSPQPPVKAPTPVTEKQPFAAPPPQPQTTAVTTKNKSKPKNTKNTSYQSDGVEDNDVFLLPLSDYWVALALILVATLVRVYKIYQPTSVVFDEVHFGGFATKYIKGKFFMDVHPPLAKMLIALTGWLAGFDGSFDFKEIGKDYIEPGVPYVAMRMFPAICGILLVPCMFFTLKAVGCRTMTAAMGAGLIIFENGLLTQARLILLDSPLVAATAFTVLSFSCFTNQHELGPSKAFQLSWWFWLVLTGLGLGITVSIKWVGLFTIAWVGSLTLLQLWVLLGDNKNVSMRLFTKHFMARVFCLIIIPLTFYMAMFAIHFVCLKNPGDGDGFMSSEFQATLNNKRMKDVPADVIMGSRVTIRHVNTQGGYLHSHPLMYPTGSKQQQITLYPHKDDNNVWLLENQTQPLGIDGQPINGTKAWDALPEPQYITDGTVLRLYHGPTHRRLHSHDVRPPITEADWQNEVSAYGYEGFEGDANDFFRVEIVKKKTYGSVAKERLRTIESKFRLVHVMTGCVLFSHKVKLPDWASEQQEVTCARGGTLPNSLWYIEGNSHPQLQGDVEKVNYRNPGFFGKFWELQKVMWRTNAGLTDSHAWDSRPESWPILRRGINFWGRQHKQVYLLGNPIIWWSSSVAVAIWVIFKAIAVLRWQRSCNDYSNITFKRFDYEIGTSVLGWALHYFPFYLMQRQLFLHHYFPALYFAIIALCQLFDYATARIPGAGARDTALINRVATVSFLVLSAAVFMLYSPLAYGSPWTKADCRRMKLFNTWDFDCNTFYDSYDKYSEVPSISSSVVPTTSAAKNVEPKQEEAPVSQKQEEAVISGAPPAPDQAQVEHRVVAKEEKVEYRDQDGNLLDPEEVKALEGKVEFKTKYETKTRVVDEQGNEVQEPAEGWDQNLAGVAPPHPDVEGVNSETVKGKDEGAAAPQDVAASKDGEKEAEEAKAKPASENQQDATVKEEL